One window from the genome of Melospiza georgiana isolate bMelGeo1 chromosome 13, bMelGeo1.pri, whole genome shotgun sequence encodes:
- the MESD gene encoding LRP chaperone MESD has translation MREPGPPSRQRQKMAAAAGWALLALALCLSAAAATGGSEGKRPPKKKDIRDYNDADMARLLEQWEKDDDIEEGDLPEHKRPPAPIDFSKIDPGKPESILKLTKKGKTLMMFVTVSGDPTEKETEEITSLWQGSLFNANYDVQRFIVGSNRAIFMLRDGGYAWEIKDFLISQERCADVTLEGQVYPGKGADGSEKVKNKTKPEKAKKKKETEKKSNGVKEDNRATNQREEL, from the exons ATGAGGGAGCCGGGGCCGCCTTCCCGGCAGCGGCAGAAgatggcggcggccgcgggctGGGCGCTGCTGGCCCTGGCGCTGTGTCTGAGCGCGGCGGCCGCCACCGGCGGCTCCGAGGGGAAGCGGCCGCCCAAGAAGAAGGACATTCGGGACTACAACGACGCGGACATGGCccggctgctggagcagtgggAG aaagaTGATGACATTGAGGAGGGAGATCTCCCTGAACACAAGAGGCCTCCAGCACCAATAGATTTCTCAAAAATAGATCCAGGCAAGCCTGAAAGCATCCTGAAGCTGACAAAGAAGGGGAAGACTTTGATGATGTTTGTCACAGTGTCAGGAGATCCAAcagaaaaggagacagaagaaATCACCAGCCTGTGGCAGGGCAGCCTCTTCAACGCAAACTACGACGTGCAAAG GTTTATCGTTGGCTCCAATCGAGCCATCTTCATGCTGCGGGATGGTGGCTATGCCTGGGAGATCAAAGACTTCCTGATCAGTCAGGAAAGGTGTGCAGATGTTACTCTGGAAGGTCAGGTTTATCCTGGCAAAGGAGCAGATGGAAGTgagaaagtgaaaaacaaaacaaaacctgaaaaagcaaagaagaaaaaagaaacagagaagaaatCCAACGGCGTCAAAGAGGACAACCGAGCCACCAACCAGAGAGAGGAGCTATGA